A genome region from Trichosurus vulpecula isolate mTriVul1 chromosome 5, mTriVul1.pri, whole genome shotgun sequence includes the following:
- the IFT27 gene encoding intraflagellar transport protein 27 homolog, which yields MTYDASLLFSGLGTAETLANQKSFRHLLLGSLPHHVHRRTQRAGALANGVRAPGGAWRSSAVVKEASLLGKQSWRKGNGDRSGARSPAATDWTLSPAPASRAPTASMVKLAAKCILAGDATVGKSALAQMFRSDGAHFQKNYTLVSVSPKAAHDLS from the exons ATGACGTACGACGCTTCTCTCCTGTTTTCTGGACTTGGTACAGCCGAGACTCTGGCCAATCAGAAGAGTTTTCGTCACCTATTGCTAGG ctccctcccccaccacgTTCACCGGCGCACACAAAGGGCGGGGGCCCTGGCCAATGGGGTGCGAGCACCAGGCGGCGCTTGGCGGTCGAGCGCCGTCGTTAAGGAGGCTTCGTTGCTAGGGAAGCAGTCGTGGAGAAAGGGGAACGGCGATCGAAGCGGGGCTCGGAGCCCTGCAGCGACTGACTGGACACTGAGTCCGGCCCCGGCCTCCCGGGCCCCTACCGCGAGCATGGTCAAGCTGGCGGCCAAGTGTATCTTGGCAG GTGACGCCACAGTGGGGAAGAGCGCCCTGGCTCAGATGTTCCGGAGTGACGGGGCTCATTTCCAGAAGAACTATACGTTGGTGAGTGTCAGTCCAAAGGCAGCCCATGACCTGAGTTAG